TCGGCGAAGTTGGGCACGAGCATCGCCATGAGCCCGACGACCACGACGAGTATCCAACGCAGCCACCAGGCGTAGCACTTGCCGCAGAGCAGGCGCTCGGCGACCTCGTAGACCGGGTTCATCATCACCGGCATGGTGAAGAAGAGGTTGATGCAGAGGCCGAGCTGCACGGCGACCGAGAGCCACCCGATGCCGAGGTTGGTTGTGATGATGTCCCGCGTGGCCGCACCGAACGCGAGGTAGCCCATGGCGCCGAACAGCCCGAACATGACGGCGATGAACGCCATGGACAGCGCGAGCGTGCCGCCGAACCTGCGCTTGTCCGcggcctccgcctccagcgGCAGCACCATGCCGATTCCCTCGAAGGCGTAGACGGCGACGCCGAGCCCGTAGAGGAGCTCGGTCAGCCCGGCGAAGGCGAACACGGGGGGCTTGTTGGCGAGCCAGATGGACGCCTCCTGGCCAAGGACGACGCCCATGGCACCGAGGTCGACGACGTCCGCGAAGATGCTGAGCGGCGCGAGGAGCGTGAGCGTCTTGATGGAGTTGAGTCCGAGCTGGAACGGCAGCATGGCCCAGATGAAGAGCGCATTGGCCGTGAGGAGCGGGGAGGCCGGGGATGAAGCCCCGATGGGGTAGAGGTGCGCCATGGtgttggagatgaagatgaggtACCCGACGCAGAAGCTGGCCTGGCTGAGCACGAGCATGGCGTCGACGGCGTGGCGCCCGGCCGCACCGTAGACGGCGTGGCCCAGGTCCCCGAAAGAGGCGATCTTGGGGTGCTCGttggcgaggcggcggcgggcggcgacgAGGAGCATCATGCAGTGGAAGGTgagcgcggcgacggcgaggaggagcagcgtgCCCGCCGCCCAGCCGGTGCGGGAGAAGGTGTAGGGGAGGCCCAGCACGCCCGAGCCGACCACCGCGATGAAGACGTTGGCGAACGTCTTGGGCTGCGACGAGAGGTGCGCGCCCGCGCCCCCGCCACCGTGCTGCGGCAGCAGCGGCTTCGCGTCGAGCTGCGAGGACGAGGAGCTCGCCTCCTTGTCGAATCCCATGGTGGAGGATTTGCCCGTCGGATTAGACCAATCAAGCACGGATGAGCTCGAGCATTTGGGAGTGTGGCGTGGCGAGGTGGTACCCGTGAAATGGGGATTTGGGGGCGCCCCCACGTTTTGTAGACGCGCAGCGCCGGAGGCAAGTAGCCGAGGACCCGAGGTGGGTGTGGTGGGATCGGAGGACGGAGACACCGTCGACTTTTCTTTGGGCAACATCGTGGACATGGTTCACCAGGAGGGGTGGCgagttattttattatttttaaattaatatttttaaaatagcaTGTGGAATAGTAAATTTATATGAACTAGTATTTTTATCGGCTAAAATATATATCATAACTTACAACTTAGCCATGTCAATATATATGATGTAAATAAAGTGGTCACGCTAACGTCTCTTTTAGAAGACTTGTCGTGTGGTTTATTTTATCACGCTAAAGTATATGATATGATGCATAATTTTATCATATCATATATATTAATGCGATCACATCGTGAATCacactatgtatttttttttggtaaaaatagttagtttctgaaaatttaaTGTTAAACGTGCTCTATTTAAAACATTACCGTGTAGAAAGGACTACAATAAAAAATTCCATGCGTGTACGGGTGTTGGCACGGCCGGGAACGGTCCCTCCGCACTCTGTGGGGCGCCGTGAGGGCCCTGCTTCCCGGCGTGGCCGCACCACGTGGTGTTTCGGGTGGAATGGCACGGAGCACACTGCTATCATGCTATGACACTGGAGTACTGTGCTGCTTCAGTGCTTTTCGAGTTTTGTGGCTTCCCCACGCCTACTGGGTTGTGGCCAACTTCTTCAGCTTGTTCGGGCGCTGCAATGGAAGCGGGCGCGTGTAGCCAAACATGGCACAACACAAGTAAGCAAGCCTTGCGCCCTTGACGCCTTGTCAGATAACCCTCTAATGTTTCTCGGCCGAATAATCCAGATACGGTCCTTGCCCAGCATGATACGGCAGCGAGAGGAAAGAACCCAAactttttttccccttctgcGAAAGGAACGCGAGTACATAAAAAAAGCGTGCCAACTGCTATGAGCCAAGCTAACCGGACAGGGACAGTGACGTCGATGTAGGGATGGGCCGCCGATGCATGCACTTGTTACATGCAGTTAACCTGCCATTTAGGTAGTTTCCCGCCAACAAGTTGCCATCGTTGACGCTGCCGTCTGCCCTTCTCACGTTGCCTTAGCGGGATGCATATTAACATATTATACTAGGTGATAAGTACTTTTGAGATTCTTAGTATACGATGAGTTTCTTCGTTTGTTTTGAGAGGAAAAAGACTCGCGATCATATACAACATATGTGAAAAAGAATTTTGTAGTTCGCACTTCGCGCC
This genomic window from Phragmites australis chromosome 7, lpPhrAust1.1, whole genome shotgun sequence contains:
- the LOC133924769 gene encoding amino acid transporter AVT3C-like gives rise to the protein MGFDKEASSSSSQLDAKPLLPQHGGGGAGAHLSSQPKTFANVFIAVVGSGVLGLPYTFSRTGWAAGTLLLLAVAALTFHCMMLLVAARRRLANEHPKIASFGDLGHAVYGAAGRHAVDAMLVLSQASFCVGYLIFISNTMAHLYPIGASSPASPLLTANALFIWAMLPFQLGLNSIKTLTLLAPLSIFADVVDLGAMGVVLGQEASIWLANKPPVFAFAGLTELLYGLGVAVYAFEGIGMVLPLEAEAADKRRFGGTLALSMAFIAVMFGLFGAMGYLAFGAATRDIITTNLGIGWLSVAVQLGLCINLFFTMPVMMNPVYEVAERLLCGKCYAWWLRWILVVVVGLMAMLVPNFADFLSLVGSSVCVMLGFVLPAAFHLKVFGAEIGWVGLVGDVAVIVIGMALAASGTWTSLAQIFSSFNV